The Dethiosulfovibrio peptidovorans DSM 11002 genome has a window encoding:
- a CDS encoding PLP-dependent aminotransferase family protein, producing the protein MKFAKRLEWCDSSDVGDILKALSDPEILSLAGGLPAPELFPVEEVKTATALVLDREGDKALQYSSAQGDPRLREMVARRMTDKYGTPAKAEEVLITNGSQQALDMAGKVFLEEGSVVLCESPTYLGALGAFRTYGAEFVEVETDSDGMIIEDLERKLKEIDDVRLVYVNPDFQNPTGIDWSVERRKAFAEVVGRYGVAAIEDNPYGELRFEGPCPPSIKSFDRDGVVISLGSFSKIFSPGMRVAWMIAAPEILSKFGDMKQNAILCSSTLHQAQIVAYNEMFDLDAHVERICKVYKKRMSVLIDSVREFFPKEAVVVPPAGGLFAWVELPEGVNARDVFKVAVEEHKVAFVPGGAFFAEPGHENYMRLNFSNVPEDRLKEGIRRLGAVLSQSM; encoded by the coding sequence ATGAAATTCGCTAAAAGACTGGAATGGTGCGATTCCTCCGATGTGGGGGACATCCTAAAGGCTCTCTCCGATCCGGAGATCCTGTCCCTGGCCGGAGGGCTGCCCGCCCCGGAGCTTTTCCCCGTGGAAGAGGTAAAGACCGCTACTGCCCTCGTGTTGGATCGAGAGGGAGACAAAGCACTTCAGTATTCGTCGGCCCAGGGAGACCCCAGGTTGAGGGAGATGGTCGCCAGGAGGATGACCGATAAATACGGCACTCCGGCGAAGGCCGAGGAGGTGCTCATAACCAACGGATCTCAGCAGGCTCTGGATATGGCGGGAAAGGTCTTTCTGGAGGAGGGGTCGGTTGTCCTGTGCGAGAGTCCCACCTATCTCGGGGCTCTTGGAGCCTTCAGGACCTACGGAGCCGAGTTCGTAGAGGTCGAGACCGACTCGGACGGCATGATAATAGAGGACCTGGAGCGTAAGCTGAAGGAGATCGACGACGTCCGACTGGTCTACGTGAATCCCGATTTTCAGAATCCCACCGGGATAGACTGGTCGGTGGAGCGAAGGAAGGCCTTCGCCGAGGTGGTCGGTCGATACGGAGTAGCCGCTATAGAGGACAACCCTTACGGAGAGCTTCGTTTCGAGGGTCCCTGTCCGCCCTCGATAAAGAGCTTCGACCGGGACGGCGTGGTGATCTCCCTGGGATCTTTCTCCAAGATATTCTCTCCCGGTATGAGGGTGGCCTGGATGATAGCTGCTCCTGAGATACTCTCTAAGTTCGGCGATATGAAACAAAACGCCATACTCTGTTCCTCTACGCTGCACCAGGCTCAGATAGTGGCCTACAACGAGATGTTCGACCTGGACGCTCACGTAGAGAGGATATGCAAGGTCTACAAAAAGAGGATGTCGGTTCTGATAGATTCGGTTCGGGAGTTCTTTCCGAAGGAAGCCGTAGTAGTTCCCCCTGCCGGAGGGCTTTTCGCCTGGGTAGAGCTCCCCGAGGGAGTCAACGCCAGGGATGTCTTCAAGGTCGCTGTGGAGGAACATAAAGTGGCCTTCGTCCCGGGCGGAGCCTTTTTCGCCGAGCCGGGGCACGAGAACTACATGCGTCTCAACTTCTCCAACGTGCCGGAGGACAGGCTTAAAGAAGGCATCCGCCGATTGGGAGCGGTCCTCTCTCAGAGCATGTGA
- a CDS encoding CDC48 family AAA ATPase → MLKVKDGKKKDIGRGLVRMDPVDMDRLGLSDGEIVEIKGSRRTPVRLLAADHDDCGQGALFLDGLTRGNAGVALDDRISVHKVVVDFAFEIAIRPLTTMHLLEKDLDPSGLKEKLSGLPVINGDRIRLVLGGGRDCDFQVTSTKPGGSVMISPASELIVEKPSAGAKSDKATYKDVGGLSNQLQRIREMIELPLRFPQAFLRLGVEPPKGVLLYGPPGTGKTVIAKAVANETDAWFTHISGPEIIGKYYGESEQRLREVFEEAQAHAPSIIFIDEIDAIAPKREEMGGEKQVERRVVAQLLALMDGLQARGQIVVIAATNLPNTLDPALRRPGRFDREIAVPIPDRRGREEILQIHTRGMPLARDVDLIRIAEVTHGFVGADLEALAKEAAMAALRGIMPSIDFEDFQVPYDHLRTMEIDMKNFTAALREVEPSAIREVFVERPNVTWQDVGGLDEVTEELREAVQWPMEHGDVFRRFRISPPRGIMLHGKSGTGKTLLVKALARESGANYISVKGPSLMSRFVGESERAIREVFRKAKQAAPSLLCFDEIESLVPVRGRDSGAASQFTERVISQFLSEMSGLDEMDGVVVLGTTDRIDLIDPALFSAGRFDMVLELPMPDHDGRKEIFQIHLQEKPMADDVDIDALAKATEGASGGDIAMICRTATTAAVREYIRAGETGEPLVESRHFAAVLEKRGRKTSSATEK, encoded by the coding sequence ATGCTGAAGGTTAAGGACGGAAAGAAAAAGGATATCGGTCGCGGACTCGTCAGGATGGACCCGGTGGACATGGACAGGCTGGGCCTGTCGGACGGCGAGATCGTAGAGATCAAGGGCAGCCGGAGGACCCCGGTGAGACTGCTGGCGGCCGACCACGACGACTGCGGCCAGGGAGCTCTCTTCTTGGACGGGCTAACCAGAGGCAACGCCGGAGTCGCGCTGGATGACCGCATCTCCGTCCATAAGGTCGTGGTGGACTTCGCCTTCGAGATCGCCATAAGGCCTCTTACCACGATGCATCTCCTGGAGAAAGACCTCGATCCGTCGGGGCTGAAGGAAAAGCTGAGCGGACTCCCGGTTATCAACGGGGACAGGATAAGGCTGGTCCTCGGAGGAGGAAGGGACTGCGACTTTCAGGTAACCTCCACAAAACCGGGAGGGTCGGTGATGATAAGTCCCGCCAGCGAGCTGATCGTCGAAAAACCCTCCGCCGGAGCAAAAAGCGACAAGGCTACATATAAAGATGTAGGGGGGCTCTCCAACCAGCTACAGAGGATAAGGGAGATGATCGAGCTTCCCCTGAGGTTTCCCCAGGCATTTCTAAGGCTGGGAGTAGAGCCTCCCAAGGGGGTCCTGCTCTACGGCCCTCCCGGCACGGGCAAGACGGTGATAGCCAAAGCCGTTGCCAACGAGACCGACGCCTGGTTCACCCATATATCCGGACCGGAGATCATAGGCAAGTACTACGGCGAAAGCGAGCAGAGACTCAGAGAGGTCTTCGAGGAGGCCCAGGCCCACGCCCCGTCCATAATATTCATCGACGAGATAGACGCCATAGCTCCCAAAAGGGAGGAGATGGGCGGAGAGAAGCAGGTGGAAAGGCGTGTCGTGGCCCAGCTTCTGGCCCTTATGGACGGCCTTCAGGCAAGAGGACAGATCGTGGTGATCGCTGCTACCAACCTCCCCAACACCCTGGATCCCGCCCTGAGGCGACCGGGACGATTCGACCGAGAGATAGCCGTGCCCATACCGGACAGAAGGGGCAGAGAGGAGATCCTCCAGATACACACCAGAGGGATGCCCCTGGCCAGGGACGTAGACCTCATCAGGATAGCGGAGGTCACCCACGGGTTCGTAGGAGCCGACCTGGAGGCACTGGCCAAGGAGGCAGCCATGGCGGCCCTGAGGGGCATAATGCCCTCCATAGATTTCGAGGATTTTCAGGTACCCTACGATCATCTGAGGACCATGGAGATAGACATGAAAAACTTCACCGCAGCCCTCAGAGAGGTGGAGCCCTCGGCGATAAGAGAGGTCTTCGTGGAACGGCCTAACGTCACATGGCAGGACGTCGGAGGGCTGGACGAGGTAACCGAGGAGCTTCGAGAAGCGGTTCAGTGGCCCATGGAACACGGAGATGTGTTCCGTCGCTTCCGCATATCTCCCCCGCGGGGGATAATGCTCCACGGGAAATCCGGAACGGGAAAAACCCTGCTGGTGAAGGCTTTGGCCAGAGAGAGCGGAGCCAATTACATCTCCGTCAAGGGTCCGTCCCTCATGTCCCGATTCGTCGGAGAGAGCGAGAGGGCGATCCGGGAGGTCTTCCGCAAGGCCAAACAGGCGGCTCCTTCGCTGTTATGCTTCGACGAAATAGAGTCCCTGGTCCCTGTAAGGGGCAGGGATTCGGGGGCCGCCTCTCAGTTCACCGAGAGGGTCATAAGCCAGTTCCTCTCCGAGATGAGCGGACTGGACGAGATGGACGGGGTGGTGGTACTCGGCACCACCGACAGAATAGACCTGATCGACCCCGCCCTTTTCAGCGCAGGGCGGTTCGACATGGTCCTGGAGCTTCCTATGCCCGACCACGACGGCAGGAAGGAGATTTTCCAGATACACCTTCAGGAAAAGCCTATGGCGGATGACGTAGACATAGACGCCCTCGCAAAGGCGACAGAGGGAGCCAGCGGAGGGGACATAGCCATGATATGCCGTACCGCCACCACCGCAGCGGTACGGGAGTACATAAGGGCGGGAGAGACGGGAGAACCTCTGGTGGAATCGAGACATTTCGCGGCCGTCCTGGAAAAGAGGGGTCGGAAAACGTCGTCCGCGACAGAGAAATGA
- a CDS encoding 3'-5' exoribonuclease YhaM family protein gives MAETRKSVEDVKNLPVGEKFSSVGVVLDIHEKKDKNGKSYWTVSLMDKTGSMDAKIWGNAQWWDFREGVKSEIKDPASSTLVGNLKGSSIGVTGQVSEFRGKNQYNFNQVFLVDQEKEEYRPESFVQTSPVDVKELERRFDLLVDRCSGDVRSFLEELFSKGGDLWKKFRVMPAAVSHHHAYVHGLLEHSITVTELALSMAEAIEGQARPDRSLVVAGGLLHDLGKLEAYVLNPGPGMTVEGTVIDHIALGYSRFEALAERYKLDRTVRTALGHILLSHHGLREYGSPVLPATPEALVVSAADELDFKLFCWGDSVSQLEGGVEPEDSVSDLNYSAQRRFWKWRPDGERS, from the coding sequence ATGGCAGAGACCAGAAAGAGCGTAGAGGATGTAAAGAACCTTCCGGTGGGAGAGAAGTTTTCCTCCGTAGGTGTGGTGCTGGATATCCACGAGAAGAAGGACAAAAACGGCAAAAGCTACTGGACCGTTTCGTTGATGGACAAAACTGGTTCGATGGATGCCAAGATCTGGGGCAATGCCCAGTGGTGGGACTTCAGAGAGGGAGTGAAGTCGGAGATAAAGGATCCGGCTTCCTCTACCTTGGTGGGAAACCTCAAGGGCAGCTCGATCGGCGTTACGGGGCAGGTCTCGGAGTTCAGGGGCAAGAACCAGTACAACTTCAACCAGGTATTCCTGGTCGATCAGGAAAAGGAAGAGTACAGGCCCGAGTCCTTCGTCCAGACCTCTCCGGTGGACGTGAAGGAGCTGGAGCGCCGTTTCGACCTGCTGGTGGATAGGTGTTCAGGGGATGTCCGTTCCTTCCTGGAGGAGCTGTTCTCCAAGGGCGGCGATCTTTGGAAGAAATTCAGGGTGATGCCGGCGGCGGTTTCCCACCATCACGCCTATGTACACGGCCTTCTCGAGCACTCCATTACGGTGACGGAGCTGGCTCTTTCCATGGCGGAGGCCATAGAGGGGCAGGCCCGTCCCGACCGGTCGTTGGTCGTGGCAGGGGGATTGCTTCACGATCTGGGAAAGCTGGAGGCCTACGTGTTGAATCCAGGTCCCGGCATGACAGTAGAGGGTACCGTGATAGATCACATAGCCCTCGGCTACAGTCGTTTCGAGGCTCTCGCCGAACGGTACAAGCTGGACAGAACCGTCAGGACCGCTTTGGGTCACATTCTGTTGAGTCACCACGGCCTCAGGGAATACGGATCTCCCGTGTTGCCTGCCACGCCGGAGGCCCTGGTGGTATCGGCGGCGGACGAGCTCGACTTCAAGCTGTTCTGCTGGGGCGACTCGGTCTCTCAGCTTGAGGGCGGAGTGGAGCCGGAGGACTCCGTCTCGGACCTCAACTACTCGGCTCAGCGTCGTTTCTGGAAATGGCGCCCCGACGGGGAGCGGAGCTGA